In Xiphias gladius isolate SHS-SW01 ecotype Sanya breed wild chromosome 16, ASM1685928v1, whole genome shotgun sequence, a genomic segment contains:
- the otc gene encoding ornithine transcarbamylase, mitochondrial yields the protein MSAKLLSVNGSVFKCLKTLHNRSARGFGVGAASLGSVSLKGRSCLTLKDFSSDEIKRLLWVSGDLKHRIKHEKQYLPVLQGKSIAMIFEKRSTRTRMSTETGFALLGGHPCFLTSQDIHLGVNESCKDTARVLSGLCDIVLARVYSHSTLEELDKEASIPIINGLCDLYHPIQILADFLTLQEHYGSLSGLTVSWIGDGNNVLHSFMMTAAKLGVHLKIATPKGYEPDKSIIQEAQRLSREHGTQLVLTSDPMEAAHGSNVLVTDTWVSMGQEEEKNKKLKDFQGYQITMQTGSVAKPDWTFLHCLPRKMEEVDDQVFYSSRSLVFPEAENRKWTIMGLMVSLLTDYTTQIPMPKF from the exons ATGTCTGCTAAGCTGTTATCCGTAAACGGCtcagttttcaaatgtttgaaaactcTGCACAATCGTTCGGCACGAGGGTTTGG cgttGGAGCTGCTTCTCTTGGTTCCGTGAGTTTAAAGGGTCGCAGTTGTCTCACATTGAAAGATTTCAGCTCAGATGAAATCAAGAGGCTGCTGTGGGTGTCAGGGGATCTAAAACATCGGATCAAGCACGAAAAGCAG TATCTTCCTGTTCTGCAAGGAAAGTCGATTGCTATGATTTTTGAGAAGAGGAGCACCAGAACAAGAATGTCCACGGAAACag GTTTTGCCTTGCTGGGTGGACACCCCTGTTTCCTCACCTCTCAGGACATCCACCTGGGAGTGAATGAGAGCTGCAAAGACACAGCTAG GGTTCTCTCAGGACTCTGTGATATTGTCTTGGCTCGAGTGTACAGCCACTCCACGTTGGAGGAGCTGGATAAGGAGGCCTCCATCCCCATCATCAACGGTCTGTGTGACCTCTACCACCCAATCCAGATTCTGGCTGACTTCCTGACTTTACAG GAACATTATGGGTCCCTTAGTGGATTAACAGTGAGCTGGATTGGAGATGGCAACAACGTCCTCCACTCTTTCATGATGACTGCAGCCAAACTGGGAGTTCATCTTAAGATTGCCACACCAAAG GGGTATGAGCCAGATAAGAGCATTATTCAAGAGGCACAGAGACTCTCCAGAGAG CATGGGACCCAGCTTGTTCTTACCTCTGACCCAATGGAGGCTGCCCATGGCAGCAATGTTTTGGTCACTGACACCTGGGTCAGCATGggacaagaggaggagaagaataAGAAGCTCAAAGACTTTCAAGGCTATCAGATTACAATGCAG ACAGGAAGTGTGGCCAAACCAGACTGGACCTTCCTGCATTGTCTCCCCCGTAAAATGGAGGAGGTGGATGACCAGGTATTCTACTCCTCCCGCTCCCTCGTCTTCCCTGAGGCTGAGAATAGGAAGTGGACAATCATG GGTCTGATGGTTTCTCTTCTGACTGACTACACTACACAGATCCCCATGCCAAAGTTTTAA